A DNA window from Bacteroides cellulosilyticus contains the following coding sequences:
- a CDS encoding RNA polymerase sigma-70 factor, with protein sequence MNTQLMIAGYCPVGNYSFEIIYKKYHTFFVHYAEKTMGEELYAEDVVQDVFINLLQQTNYFVSEGAVLKYIYKALYNRCIDFIRHKQIEQHYEEVSGNDFISALNRDGHNTLLTKEFFVIVENRIKGLPPKCKQIFVMKYKNEYSNPEISEKLGLSIRTVENQIYIARNVLREYVDSYLCS encoded by the coding sequence ATGAATACACAATTGATGATTGCCGGATATTGTCCGGTTGGAAATTATTCTTTCGAGATAATTTATAAAAAGTATCACACTTTTTTCGTGCACTATGCTGAAAAAACAATGGGAGAGGAATTGTATGCTGAAGATGTTGTACAAGATGTATTTATCAATTTGCTACAGCAGACTAATTATTTTGTATCGGAAGGTGCAGTATTGAAATACATCTACAAAGCGCTTTATAACCGCTGTATTGATTTTATACGTCATAAGCAAATAGAACAGCATTATGAAGAAGTCTCTGGAAATGACTTTATATCTGCATTGAATAGAGATGGGCACAATACTCTTTTGACAAAAGAATTTTTTGTAATAGTAGAAAATCGTATAAAAGGGTTACCTCCTAAATGCAAACAGATATTTGTAATGAAGTATAAGAATGAGTATTCTAATCCGGAAATCAGCGAAAAGTTAGGATTATCGATACGAACAGTAGAGAATCAAATATATATTGCCCGCAACGTGTTACGAGAATATGTGGATTCTTATCTATGTTCCTAA
- a CDS encoding glycoside hydrolase family 88 protein, with translation MKHKTILLLASLFVVGIACKQFNREFSVNTNIDYCETQALRTLAIVPSGSEGGIPNSIDGDDVNWHFTSPGSWTSGFWPGILWYLYENTKDNMWKVAAENYTQKILPVTHRKARSHDMGFITMCSLGNGYRLTGNTEYKEGLLRAADSLSVLFNSEVGTFLSWPGMVRKENWPHNTIIDNMMNLELLFWAARNGGERRLYDMACEHADTTMKYQFRKDYSCYHVAVYDTITGHFIKGVTHQGLSDNSMWARGQAWAIYGYTMVYRETGEVRFLNFARKVADAYLSRLPEDLIPYWDFDAPDLSSGEPKDASAAAITASALLELSTYVTERDSSHYYYDQAEKMLEVLSSSAYKAGDTKYAFLLHSVGHMPRGGEVDASIIYADYYYLEALIRFKRLQEKRSILANL, from the coding sequence ATGAAACACAAAACCATTCTTTTGCTTGCTTCTTTATTTGTAGTGGGAATTGCTTGTAAGCAATTCAACCGGGAATTTTCAGTAAATACCAATATTGATTATTGTGAGACCCAGGCTTTACGTACATTGGCCATTGTTCCTTCTGGCTCAGAAGGAGGTATTCCTAACTCGATCGATGGAGATGATGTTAATTGGCATTTCACCAGTCCCGGTTCATGGACTTCAGGTTTCTGGCCTGGTATTCTTTGGTATTTATATGAGAATACAAAGGATAATATGTGGAAAGTTGCAGCTGAAAACTATACTCAAAAGATTCTTCCTGTAACTCACAGAAAAGCAAGGAGCCATGATATGGGATTCATTACGATGTGTAGTTTGGGCAATGGATATCGTTTGACGGGTAATACGGAATATAAAGAAGGATTATTACGTGCTGCTGATTCTCTTTCTGTTCTGTTTAATTCCGAAGTTGGTACTTTTCTGTCATGGCCGGGTATGGTGAGAAAGGAAAATTGGCCTCATAATACTATTATTGATAATATGATGAATCTTGAGCTGCTATTCTGGGCTGCCCGAAACGGGGGAGAACGCCGTCTATATGATATGGCGTGTGAGCATGCCGATACTACAATGAAATATCAGTTTCGCAAAGATTATTCATGCTATCATGTTGCCGTATATGACACGATTACCGGACATTTTATAAAAGGTGTGACTCATCAAGGACTGAGCGATAACTCCATGTGGGCACGTGGGCAAGCATGGGCTATTTATGGTTATACTATGGTATATCGTGAAACGGGAGAAGTGCGCTTTCTGAACTTTGCCCGAAAAGTAGCAGATGCTTATTTATCCCGTTTACCGGAGGATTTAATTCCTTATTGGGATTTTGATGCTCCCGATTTGTCTTCTGGAGAACCTAAAGATGCTTCCGCAGCGGCTATTACAGCTTCTGCTTTACTGGAACTTTCTACTTATGTAACCGAGCGTGACTCTTCACATTATTACTATGACCAGGCAGAAAAGATGCTTGAAGTGTTATCATCTTCTGCTTATAAGGCAGGAGATACAAAATATGCTTTTCTGTTACATTCGGTAGGTCATATGCCTCGTGGTGGAGAAGTTGATGCATCCATTATTTATGCAGACTATTATTATCTTGAAGCATTAATCCGTTTTAAGAGATTACAAGAGAAACGTTCTATACTGGCTAATTTATAA